One stretch of Shewanella sp. Arc9-LZ DNA includes these proteins:
- a CDS encoding L-serine ammonia-lyase codes for MISVFDIYKVGIGPSSSHTGGPMKAGKEFIDELRSKGKLRDITRITVDLYGALSLTGKGHNTDIAIIMGLAGNLPEDVDIESIPGFIARLEKSERLPVGMHCHTVSFPHNKSIHFHNTNLALHENGMQIHAWIENEKVLSKTYYSIGGGFIVDEEHFGKQEEQLVKVPYEYSTAEELIKHCKAEGLSISSLVLENEKSLRPDGNIQAQFTHIWKTMRESMDRGMNTQGVLPGPMRIPRRAAALCQQLVASESTSNDPMAVIDWVNMFAFAVSEENASGGRVVTAPTNGACGIVPAVIAYYDKFIHRVTEKDYMRFLAASGAIGGLFKQNASISGAEVGCQGEVGVACSMAAAGLVELLGGSPEQVCIAAEIGMEHNLGLTCDPVSGRVQIPCIERNGINAVKAINSARMALRRSSDPLVSLDKVIETMMETGKDMNSKYRETSLGGLAIKVLC; via the coding sequence ATGATTAGTGTTTTTGATATTTATAAAGTGGGTATTGGACCTTCAAGCTCTCATACCGGCGGACCAATGAAAGCAGGAAAAGAGTTTATCGATGAGTTACGTTCGAAAGGCAAGCTTCGAGATATCACTAGAATTACTGTTGATTTATATGGCGCACTGTCACTCACAGGTAAGGGACACAACACAGATATAGCCATTATTATGGGTCTAGCGGGTAATCTACCGGAAGACGTCGATATTGAAAGTATCCCCGGTTTTATTGCACGGCTGGAGAAAAGTGAAAGGCTTCCTGTAGGCATGCACTGTCATACGGTGTCTTTTCCTCACAATAAAAGCATTCACTTCCATAATACAAATTTAGCACTGCACGAAAATGGCATGCAGATCCATGCATGGATAGAAAACGAGAAAGTGCTCTCCAAGACTTACTATTCTATCGGAGGAGGATTCATTGTTGATGAAGAACATTTCGGCAAACAAGAGGAACAGTTAGTAAAAGTTCCTTATGAATATTCTACAGCTGAAGAATTGATTAAACATTGTAAAGCTGAAGGATTATCGATTAGCTCTTTAGTGTTAGAAAATGAAAAATCGCTGCGCCCAGACGGTAATATTCAAGCTCAGTTTACTCATATCTGGAAAACGATGCGTGAATCTATGGATCGCGGTATGAATACCCAAGGGGTACTACCAGGACCAATGCGGATCCCTCGACGTGCCGCTGCGCTTTGCCAACAACTTGTGGCTTCTGAATCTACTTCTAATGACCCTATGGCTGTTATTGATTGGGTCAATATGTTTGCTTTTGCAGTGAGCGAAGAAAATGCATCTGGAGGCAGGGTTGTCACAGCACCTACCAATGGGGCTTGCGGTATTGTCCCAGCAGTAATTGCTTATTACGACAAATTTATCCATAGAGTTACCGAGAAAGACTATATGCGTTTTCTGGCGGCATCTGGAGCTATTGGCGGGTTATTTAAACAGAATGCTTCCATTTCAGGAGCGGAAGTTGGCTGCCAAGGAGAGGTTGGAGTTGCGTGCTCAATGGCTGCTGCAGGGCTTGTTGAGTTATTGGGAGGTAGTCCTGAACAAGTATGTATCGCTGCAGAAATTGGTATGGAGCACAACTTGGGACTGACTTGCGACCCAGTATCTGGAAGGGTGCAAATACCTTGCATTGAACGTAATGGAATTAACGCAGTAAAAGCGATTAACTCTGCACGTATGGCATTACGTCGTTCTTCAGATCCTCTCGTATCTCTTGATAAAGTCATCGAAACAATGATGGAAACAGGTAAGGATATGAACTCTAAATATAGAGAAACCTCTTTGGGTGGATTAGCTATCAAAGTTCTTTGCTGA
- a CDS encoding aromatic amino acid transport family protein, whose amino-acid sequence MSSRTLTNDSFLPVDQSRFNYQDFTWCLSLFGTAVGAGVLFLPIKAGAGGFWPLVILALIAAPMTWFAHKSLARFVLSSTKPESNITDTVEEHFGKTGANLISFAYFFAIFPIVLIYGVGITNTVDSFMVNQMGIASIPRWILSGGLILAMTAGVVFGRELMLKVTSILVYPLVFLLLALSIYLIPDWNTSMMEVSPEWSSMPSIIWLSIPLIVFSFNHSPIISQFTKEQRRKYGQNAVEKTDAITGGAALMLMGFVMFFVFSVVLSLSPEQLLLAKEQNISILSYLANEHESPMISLMGPIVAFTAITSSYFGHFLGAHEGLVGVIKCRTTASVNIIEKASLAFIVLSTWVVAIVNPSILGMIEAVGAPMIAAILFLMPVFAMHKVPAMAKYKTSLPVQIFTVICGLAAISSVLYDIF is encoded by the coding sequence ATGAGCTCAAGAACATTAACGAATGACTCCTTCTTACCTGTAGATCAGAGTCGATTTAACTATCAAGATTTTACTTGGTGCCTTTCTCTTTTTGGCACAGCTGTGGGGGCGGGAGTTCTTTTTCTTCCTATTAAAGCTGGAGCAGGTGGTTTTTGGCCTCTCGTTATTTTAGCTTTAATTGCTGCTCCTATGACATGGTTCGCCCATAAGTCTCTGGCTCGGTTTGTGCTATCGTCAACGAAACCAGAATCGAATATTACCGACACAGTTGAGGAGCACTTTGGTAAAACAGGTGCCAACCTGATTTCCTTTGCCTATTTTTTTGCTATCTTTCCTATCGTTCTAATTTACGGGGTGGGGATCACTAATACCGTAGATTCCTTTATGGTAAACCAGATGGGTATAGCATCAATTCCACGCTGGATATTATCTGGAGGATTGATTCTGGCAATGACGGCCGGTGTCGTTTTTGGTAGAGAACTTATGCTGAAAGTCACTTCTATTCTAGTTTATCCATTAGTTTTTCTGTTGCTGGCACTATCGATTTATCTAATCCCAGACTGGAATACTTCGATGATGGAAGTATCGCCTGAATGGTCATCTATGCCATCGATTATTTGGCTATCGATTCCTCTTATTGTCTTTTCGTTCAATCATAGCCCTATCATCAGTCAGTTCACGAAAGAGCAACGTCGAAAGTATGGCCAAAATGCAGTAGAAAAAACTGACGCTATTACAGGTGGTGCTGCGTTGATGTTGATGGGATTTGTTATGTTCTTTGTATTTTCAGTGGTGCTATCTTTGTCACCGGAACAGCTACTATTAGCTAAAGAACAAAATATTTCTATCCTGTCTTACCTGGCCAATGAACATGAATCTCCAATGATTTCTCTAATGGGCCCTATTGTGGCGTTTACAGCAATTACCTCCAGTTATTTTGGCCACTTCCTTGGTGCGCACGAAGGTCTGGTAGGGGTGATTAAGTGCCGGACGACTGCTTCAGTAAATATCATTGAAAAAGCATCACTTGCTTTCATTGTGCTGTCTACATGGGTGGTTGCTATCGTTAACCCAAGTATTTTAGGCATGATTGAGGCTGTGGGCGCTCCTATGATTGCTGCGATTCTATTTTTAATGCCCGTTTTTGCGATGCATAAAGTTCCTGCAATGGCTAAGTATAAAACATCACTTCCTGTTCAAATTTTTACGGTTATATGCGGCTTAGCTGCTATTAGCTCTGTTCTTTACGACATATTTTAA
- the rimI gene encoding ribosomal protein S18-alanine N-acetyltransferase: protein MNNTDGHLIVPLGVEHVTAMASIENQAHTHPWSETGLKECFGPLYRVLGIKQQDDLFAFAIVQQIIDEVTLLDICVAPDKQGSGFGSLLMQQLIDDAKDAGAVVLMLEVRQSNEAAKYLYEKVGFIESGRRKNYYPTDDGYEDAILMDLALS, encoded by the coding sequence ATGAACAACACTGATGGTCACTTAATTGTCCCCCTTGGCGTTGAGCATGTTACTGCAATGGCGAGTATTGAAAATCAAGCTCATACTCATCCTTGGTCAGAAACTGGCTTAAAGGAGTGTTTTGGGCCTTTATATCGCGTTTTGGGAATTAAGCAGCAAGATGATTTGTTTGCTTTTGCGATAGTGCAGCAGATTATTGATGAGGTGACTTTACTCGATATTTGTGTCGCACCAGATAAACAAGGCTCAGGGTTTGGCTCGTTATTAATGCAGCAATTGATTGATGATGCGAAAGATGCGGGTGCAGTTGTGCTGATGTTAGAAGTTCGTCAGTCAAATGAGGCTGCAAAATATTTATATGAGAAAGTTGGTTTTATTGAGTCAGGCAGGCGTAAAAATTATTACCCTACAGATGATGGTTATGAAGATGCCATTTTAATGGATTTGGCATTGAGTTAA
- the ansB gene encoding L-asparaginase 2: protein MIFSIRKLLLSVTLGLFISSAVQALPQVRIIATGGTIAGVGQSATESNYQSGEVGVDSLVAAVPEIKQLADIQGEQLVKIGSQDMNDKVWLDLAKRINILLADKNVDGIVITHGTDTLEETAYFLNLTVKSDKPVVLVGAMRPSTAMSADGPMNLYNAVAIAANLESKGRGVLVVMNDTVLNARDVTKTNTTGVHTFAAPNFGPLGIIHNSKVEYMGRTERQHTTQTPFNISKLDILPKVGIVYNYANASDLPAKAMVEAEFDGIISAGVGNGNIYHSVFDALIKASKKGILVVRSSRVPTGATTLDAEIDDAKYGFVAAGNLNPQKARILLMLSLTQSKDPQQIQRWFQQF from the coding sequence ATGATTTTTTCTATACGTAAGCTCTTGCTATCGGTTACCTTAGGGTTATTTATATCCTCTGCGGTGCAAGCGCTTCCACAGGTTCGAATTATTGCCACAGGTGGAACCATTGCTGGTGTGGGCCAATCGGCTACTGAGTCAAATTATCAGTCTGGAGAAGTGGGAGTTGATAGCTTAGTAGCAGCTGTGCCGGAGATAAAGCAGCTTGCCGATATTCAAGGTGAACAACTCGTTAAAATCGGTTCGCAAGATATGAACGATAAAGTTTGGTTAGACTTAGCCAAACGGATTAATATTTTACTGGCGGATAAAAATGTCGATGGAATTGTGATTACCCATGGCACTGATACTTTAGAAGAAACTGCTTATTTTTTGAATCTAACTGTCAAGAGCGATAAGCCTGTAGTGCTGGTTGGTGCAATGCGTCCATCCACTGCTATGAGTGCCGATGGACCTATGAATCTGTATAATGCAGTCGCCATTGCCGCGAATCTAGAGTCTAAAGGCAGAGGTGTTTTAGTCGTAATGAACGATACAGTGCTTAACGCCCGCGATGTAACGAAGACTAATACTACTGGAGTACACACCTTTGCTGCGCCTAATTTTGGCCCGCTTGGTATTATTCATAACAGTAAGGTTGAGTATATGGGCAGAACGGAACGTCAACATACGACTCAAACCCCTTTTAATATCAGCAAGCTCGATATTTTACCAAAGGTAGGTATTGTTTATAACTACGCTAATGCTAGTGATTTACCTGCTAAAGCTATGGTTGAAGCGGAGTTTGATGGCATTATTAGTGCGGGTGTAGGTAACGGCAACATTTATCACTCTGTATTCGATGCACTCATTAAGGCGAGCAAAAAAGGCATATTGGTTGTCCGCTCTAGCCGTGTACCGACCGGTGCCACTACTCTAGATGCTGAAATAGATGATGCCAAATACGGCTTTGTTGCTGCTGGTAATCTTAATCCACAAAAAGCCCGTATTCTGTTGATGTTATCGTTAACTCAAAGTAAAGATCCTCAACAAATCCAGCGCTGGTTCCAGCAGTTTTAG
- a CDS encoding transcriptional regulator — protein MTMNAYKSFNIVFTDKDKEFMKSNFRLAETVAEFIGPHCEVVVHSFESFEHSVVKIVNGHHTGRTVGSPITDMGLKMLRAFEKTGDATPKSYFTRIKDGSLLKSTTCVLAGENEKPIGLFCVNANLSYPFTEIIKTLMPETASASIGVNENFSSSPTELIEKALENAIIQVENDEKINLKGKNKAITKLLFENGIFELKEATNTVAERLGITRHAIYKYIREFRT, from the coding sequence ATGACTATGAACGCATACAAATCATTCAATATTGTGTTTACAGATAAAGACAAAGAATTTATGAAATCCAATTTCCGATTGGCAGAAACCGTCGCGGAATTTATAGGGCCTCATTGTGAAGTGGTGGTCCATTCCTTCGAAAGCTTCGAGCATTCCGTCGTTAAAATTGTCAACGGACATCATACCGGCCGAACCGTAGGTTCACCAATTACCGATATGGGTCTGAAAATGCTTCGTGCTTTTGAGAAAACAGGAGATGCGACACCCAAAAGCTATTTCACTAGAATCAAAGACGGATCTTTACTGAAATCGACAACATGCGTACTCGCTGGGGAGAATGAAAAACCAATAGGATTATTTTGTGTTAATGCCAACTTATCCTACCCATTTACCGAAATCATTAAAACATTAATGCCCGAGACGGCAAGCGCTTCAATCGGTGTTAATGAGAACTTTAGTTCATCTCCAACTGAATTAATTGAAAAAGCGCTTGAGAATGCAATTATTCAAGTTGAAAACGACGAAAAAATCAACTTGAAAGGGAAGAATAAAGCCATAACCAAACTGCTGTTTGAAAACGGAATTTTCGAACTTAAAGAGGCAACAAACACGGTTGCAGAACGGCTAGGAATAACTCGCCACGCAATTTATAAGTATATTCGCGAGTTTAGAACCTAA